Proteins encoded together in one Cherax quadricarinatus isolate ZL_2023a chromosome 68, ASM3850222v1, whole genome shotgun sequence window:
- the LOC128697650 gene encoding neuropeptide-like protein 31 produces the protein MIKAVLAVLSIFVLMASALASPMPEPGYRRYGGYGGGYGGGYGGGYGGYGGGYGGHGGFRRGYGGYGGGYGGYGGGYGGYGGGYGGYGYGR, from the coding sequence GTGTTAGCTGTGTTGTCTATCTTCGTCCTTATGGCCTCTGCCTTGGCCAGTCCCATGCCTGAACCTGGCTATCGTCgctatggtggttatggtggcggCTATGGTGGCGGCtatggtggtggctatggtggctACGGTGGTGGATATGGAGGACATGGTGGCTTCCGTCGCGGATATGGCGGTTATGGTGGTGGATATGGTGGCTACGGTGGTGGATATGGCGGCTATGGCGGTGGATATGGCGGCTATGGATATGGACGATAA
- the LOC128697915 gene encoding glycine-rich protein 3, whose product MMKAVFAVLSIFVLVASVLASPMPEPGYRRYGGYGGGYGGYGGGYGGGYGGGYGGGYGGGYGGYGGYGGGYGGYGGGYGGYGGHGGYGYGR is encoded by the exons ATGATGAAGGCT GTGTTTGCTGTGTTGTCCATCTTCGTCCTTGTGGCCTCTGTCTTGGCCAGTCCCATGCCTGAACCTGGCTATCGTCGCTATGGTGGCTATGGTGGTGGCTATGGCGGCTATGGTGGCGGATATGGCGGTGGATATGGAGGTGGATATGGAGGTGGATATGGAGGTGGATATGGCGGTTATGGCGGCTATGGCGGTGGATATGGCGGTTATGGCGGTGGATATGGTGGATATGGGGGTCATGGTGGCTATGGATATGGACGATAA
- the LOC138854714 gene encoding glycine, alanine and asparagine-rich protein-like: MKKHMVAGVFVFLLLALALTDAMPYPGFFGFGKKKGGGGYGGGGGHHGGGGGYGGGGGHHGGGGGYGGGGGHHGGGGGYGGGGGHHGGGGYGGGGYGGGGGHHGGGGGYGGGGGHHGGGGGYGGGGGGYGGGHHGGGGYGGGGYGGGGYGGGGGYGGGGGYGH; this comes from the exons ATGAAGAAGCAT ATGGTTGCTGGGGTGTTCGTTTTCCTGCTTCTGGCTCTGGCTTTGACTGATGCCATGCCCTACCCTGGCTTCTTCGGCTTCGGGAAGAAGAAAGGCGGCGGTGGATACGGTGGAGGTGGCGGCCatcatggtggcggtggtggatatggtggtggtggcggccatcatggtggcggtggtggatatGGTGGAGGTGGCGGCCatcatggtggcggtggtggatatGGTGGAGGTGGCGGCCATCATGGTGGCGGTGGATATGGTGGCGGTGGatatggtggcggtggcggccatcatggtggcggtggtggatatGGTGGAGGTGGCGGCCatcatggtggcggtggtggatatGGTGGAGGTGGCGGCGGCTACGGTGGCGGCCACCATGGTGGCGGTGGATATGGCGGTGGCGGCTACGGTGGTGGCGGatatggtggcggcggcggctacggcggtggcggcggctaTGGGCATTAA